The nucleotide sequence AGATAGTCTTCAGTCCAAGGTCGTGGAAACGTATCTTGAACAACACTGCGAATTTGCTTTTCCAAATGGATAATGAACTCTAAATATTCAATTTGTTTCATATAGGCTTTTACCAGGATATGTCTCAATGATATAGAAGCACTTAATGAGAAAAGATAGGATAGCAAAAACCTTTAGTTATTGGGTTACTGGTAACTGATCAATTTATTGTATTCTGCGTGTGTACCAATCCAAAACCACGAAATGCCTTTTTCAACTTCTACGCCTAATGCTCTGTAACCCAACCCTGCCCGGACTGACCAGTATTTACCAACCTTCTTAAAATGCAGAGAAGGGTGAGACGGATTAACTTTAAGCAATTCGTAACTCTGGTTAGCAGTTTCCTGTACTGACTCAGGTAAAGCATTATAGCATTGCCAGAATCGACGAGTGGTATAGTGCATTAGATTTGTCGACAGTTCCCCGCTTCAAAATCAGCGATCGCCTCTTGAGCAAGAGCTTCTAATTTTCCCTCAGCAATATCTTTTTCTAACTGTTCATCCCATCGTTGCTCATCTAATTCATAAAACCATTCCCTAAGTTTACAGAACTCCTCAGACGGAAGTTGGAGAATTGCAGCTTCTATTTGCTCAGGTGTTAACATAAACCTTACGTTACTTTAATTCTCATTTCATTGTAACCTAATTTTTAATCTTTTTCTTAATAATTATTTTCAATTTTCTCTTTTTATCTAATATCCTGGCCAATTTTCTCGATAACCTCTGGCTTCAAATCAGGCTCAGGATCAACCTTACCCCTAGTGTCATCCTCAAAGCCAAAAAAAGTGATAGTCTTAGATAGTAATTCCTAATAACTGATGGCTCGTTTAAGTAGGTAAACAACATGGAAAAACGACAACTCGGTAACTCAGATATCTACATAACCCCTATTTTGATGGGAACTTGGCAAGCCGGGAAATGGATGTGGGTTGGTATTGAAGACGAAGAAACCATTAAATCTATACGCGCCGCATTTGAAGCCGGAATTACCACCATTGACACAGCAGAAGTCTATGGAGAGGGACACTCAGAGAAAATTGTTGCTCAAGCGCTTTCTGATGTACGCGAACAAGTGGTCTATGCTTCAAAAGTCTTTGCTAACCATCTCAAATATGACCAAGTGATCAAAGCTTGTGAAGGTTCTCTAAAAAACTTAAACACCGACTATATTGATCTCTATCAAATTCATTGGCCTGCTGGTTCTTTTAACTCAGAAATTGTCCCCATCGAAGAAACCATGAGCGCCCTTAACCATCTTAAAGAACAAGGCAAAATTCGCGCCATTGGTGTCTCAAATTTTTCTCGAACTCAACTCGAAGAAGCCATGCAATATGGGCGTATTGATAGCCTACAGCCGCCCTATTCCCTCTTCTGGCGGCAAGTTGAACAGGATGCTGTGCCCTACTGTATAGAGCAAAATATCTCAATTTTAGCCTATTCTTCTCTGGCTCAAGGATTGCTAACCGGTAAATTTGGACCCGATCACCAATTTGCGCCAGGAGATCATCGGGCAAAAAATAAGCTATTTCAAGGGGAAAACTATCAACGCGCCCAAAAAGCCTTAGATCAAATGCGTCCTATTGCCGAGCGTTATGGATGTAGTTTAGCAAACTTAGCCCTAGCTTGGTTAATTGCTCAACCCCAAACTAATGCCATCGCCGGGGCACGCAATGCCGAACAAGCACAAGGAAACGCTAAAGCCGCAGATGTGCAACTTTCACCTGAAGATATTAAAGAAATAGATCGAATTGGACGACAAGTCACCGATCATTTAGATAATGATCCGGTGATGTGGAACTGGTAATTTTTGCTATCAGTTTCCGTCGTAGGAGCGAAAAAGGATAGACAGTGAAATATTTTTTCTTATCTGAAGGATGGACTTTTGAGCGAGTGTGGGAATTTGGCGGACTCTGGGACGAAATGTCCTGGCGGCGAAAACCCCACATTAAGCGGCTTAATATAGGCATGGTAGAACGGGGTCAAGTTTTATGGCTTCATGAAGTTGAAGACAATATTCTAATGGTAGAAGTTATGCCAACCCCTGATGTTACTAAACCTGGTCCTTTTGGGAAAGTTATTCTCAGCCGATTACTCACGGGAGAACAAGTGGTAGAATGTCTAGGGAAAGCAGATGGAGTGGTGAAAATTAATGAACCCTCTCAAAAATAATTCGAGTGGGCAAGTCCCACTTTATATTATTACTAAAACTAAATGTTCATCGACTTAAACACCAATTAATTTTCAGGCTCAATTCACCTCAATAAAATTTCTTAGCTATACTCGGTCAAGGTTTTTTCCCAACAATGGAGATTTTAAAATGCCGACAATTGCTATCCATAATGAAGTTATTACCGTGATCATTATTTTTTCCGTCGAGCCTCAACAACAGCAAGAATTAATCGATGTAATTGCAGAATTTTTAGCCACCGTAAAACAACAGCCCGGTTTTGTATCGGCGAGTATCCATAAAAGCCTAGATGGGGTCAAGGTTGCTAACTACGCTCAGTGGAAAACTCGAGAAGATTATCAAGCTTTCCTCAATAATACAGAAGTCCAAGCTAAAGCCGCTAAACTTAGAGAGTTTAACCCGCCAGATATTCATATTTATGAGGTAGTTTTATCCCAATCAAAAATCGGGACTCCGACCATTTCAAAAGGCGGTTATATCGCTCACTTTGCCCAATTTAAACTCACGCCAGATAATCAACCTCGTATGCTAGAATTAGCAGCCGAAAATATCGGCAAAGCAATGCAATTACCCGGATTAGTATCAGCTAATTTTCATCGAAGTCTTGACGGAACTCGCGTGATCAATTACGGACAATGGCTTAATGCTGATGCTATCGAAGAACTGAAAAAACAACCCGGATTTGCTTCTGATGCTCCTTATTGGGAAGGAATTGCTGATAATGAACATCATCTTTATGAGGTGGTCTTGACAGAACCAGTTGATTAAAAAGAACTCATCAAAAATTTGATAAGCCCTAATTGTTATTTCCAAGTTTAGGAATTATGCGTCGTTTTAATTTCCGAGAGATTCAATTACAACAATTGCAAATTCCTACTGGCTGGAATGTAGTTTGTCATCAATTTTATGATGTTGAACCAGATTCTAGTATTTTTAATATTCAAGTAAAAGGACTACTTAATGAAAATATTTGGGAACTTTTTATAGAAGATTTACTTCAACTTCAAAACTCTCAATATAATTTAATTTTAGATTTAGGTTGGTATCCTGAAGGCGATCCAAATGGATGTTATAAATTAATCCTGATTCAACATCAAGACTGGGAAGCTCCACTAGCGACATACCAATCCAAGAAAAAAGATGAAATTGTTAATAAAATTAATTTATGGTTAAGCAATATCAATCCTCAATAATTAATTTTGAGAGTATCAATTAGAAGGCAATCAATATAATTTTATTGAAGCTTTGTTGTTAAAAAATTAAGGTTTTTGATAAGCTCTAATCATTCCTTGAGTTCCCAGATTTGCCCCTTCACCGTTGTCCATTTCTGCTACGATTTGAAATAGACGAGCGGCTAATTCTACTCCGGGTATTTGATCTAATTCTCCGTTTAGGGTTTCCTTAACTAATCGCAGGTCTTTTAGGATATGTTTAATCATAAAACCCGGGTTATAATCAGAAGCCGTAATTTTAGGCCCTAAATTCGCTAATGCCCAAGAACCGGCAGCCCCGGTACTACACACTTCTATCATTAAATTGGGGTCAATTCCCTGTTTTTTTGCCATTTCTATCGCTTCACATAAAGCCACCATGTAACCCGAAACTAAGACTTGATTACATAATTTTACTGCTTGTCCACTCCCCACAGGGCCACACAAACGGATCGTTTTTCCCATTGCTTCAAAGTAGGGAAAACATTCTTGGAAATCTTTTTCATTTCCTCCTACCATAATGGTAAGAGTTCCTTTTTGGGCCCCGATATCTCCTCCTGAAATAGGCGCATCCATAAAGCGAAGATTATGCTTTTTTAATTCTTCTCCTATCTTAATGGCTGCTTTGCTGCCGATGGTACTAAAATCTACAATTAATGTATTAGGTTGAGCGAAGTTAACGACTCCTTGCTCTCCTAAAATCACTTCTTCCACATCAGGAACATCTCCAACACAAGTAAAGACAATATCGGCAGTTTCTACCGCTTCCTGGATAGAAGAGACGATAATAGCACCTGCATTTTGAGCAATTTCTACCCCGGGACGGTTAAAAGTACGATTCCACCCTTTGACAGTATAACCTTGACGAACTAAATTTGCTGTCATGGGAGCGCCCATTACCCCAAGTCCTAAAAATGCAAGTTGTTTGGTCATTAGAATTACTCCTAGATCATTAAATTGCTGGTCATAATTAAACGCTTTGGTGGGCATTGCTCACCCGACAAACTTATTCTATTTTATGCTATTTACCTACTTAAAAGTTGTGAGATTCCTAGTTTCTTTCATGCCTGTGGTTCGTGCGGCGGCACAAACTTCTCCCCAACTGCTAAAGTATTCATCATAATATTTAATGGGAAATTGACCATACTGGATCACTTCTTCACGGGAAGGTAAATAACCTAGCTCATGGGCAATTCGTTTCACTTCTAGCTGCAAGGTTTTTTTAGAAACTTGATATTTTTGTTTGATAAGACGAGGCACAGGGCTATTTTTTGCCCTTAAAATACGGTCTTCTTTACGAAATGGATCTAAACCTTTTACTATTTCATCATGTCTGTCTATAGCGATTTTAGAATATTCGGGAGAGATTTCTATTCCTATATATTTACGTCCGATTTGATGAGCGGCTAGAGTAGTCGTTCCTGCGCCATTAAAGCAATCTAATACTACCTCTCCCATTTCAGTAAATAATGAGATTAAACGATACATTAAATGGGGGGGAAGTTGACAGGGATGATCCACGCGGCGGCTATTGTGTTTTAATCGATGAATATCTGACCATAAATCAGTTAGAAGAGTGCGGTCATTTATGTTTAAATTTTTCCGTTTTTTGATACAGCTAGAACGCAAGCAAAAATCGTCAGCTAAAGGGTTTAAAGCGTTAAAGGTTTCGGGGGCGCTAGTAGTAGTAGTTATCCCTGATTCACCCATCAAACCCGGTAATTCTCTCGGTTTTCCTTTGCTAAAACATAAAATTGTATAGTGTGCAGGCATGATTAATCTGACGGGAAAAGCCAAGGCATCCCAAACAATCCAATTTTGAAATTGTAGAAGGGTTTTTGAGAAAATAAAATGGCGAATGGCTCGGAGCGGTATATTTAAAATTGCACAAGTTCTGCCCGGTTTTAAAACTCGTGCTATTTCCCTAATCCATTGATCACACCATTGAAAATATTGCTCAATTTCTAAATCATCTGAATAGCCGGAATATTGTTTTTTGAGATTGTAAGGCGGATCGACAAAAGCAAAATCAATAGAATTATCCGGTAATTTTTTTAAATAGTCTAGGCAATCCCCCGTTAAGATTTTATTAGTGTATTCTTCGGTTAATTGATTTTCTGGCAAGAAAAGCTCAATAGGTGGTGTGCTAATTCGACGTTCCGGCAAGCGCTTTCTACAATCAAATACTGTTAATTGTTGATAGGAGTCAATGCCAAATAAATCTGCGAATCTAGTAATAATTGGTGTAAGGTCAATGTTCGGGTCACAATCCTCATCCCGCCACACATCTGATAGTAAAGTTCCATCTTCATGATAAGTATGTTTTTTGCCGCCATAATCTTTGGTTGTTTTGTCACAGGCGGGACAGTAAGTATATCTGATTCTTGTTTTAGTATGCTGGAGTGATCCTTGATATTTTGTATAAATTAATGCACCAAAATGAGAATTAGGAAGATGCTGATTATGGG is from Gloeothece verrucosa PCC 7822 and encodes:
- a CDS encoding aldo/keto reductase, encoding MEKRQLGNSDIYITPILMGTWQAGKWMWVGIEDEETIKSIRAAFEAGITTIDTAEVYGEGHSEKIVAQALSDVREQVVYASKVFANHLKYDQVIKACEGSLKNLNTDYIDLYQIHWPAGSFNSEIVPIEETMSALNHLKEQGKIRAIGVSNFSRTQLEEAMQYGRIDSLQPPYSLFWRQVEQDAVPYCIEQNISILAYSSLAQGLLTGKFGPDHQFAPGDHRAKNKLFQGENYQRAQKALDQMRPIAERYGCSLANLALAWLIAQPQTNAIAGARNAEQAQGNAKAADVQLSPEDIKEIDRIGRQVTDHLDNDPVMWNW
- a CDS encoding antibiotic biosynthesis monooxygenase family protein, with the translated sequence MPTIAIHNEVITVIIIFSVEPQQQQELIDVIAEFLATVKQQPGFVSASIHKSLDGVKVANYAQWKTREDYQAFLNNTEVQAKAAKLREFNPPDIHIYEVVLSQSKIGTPTISKGGYIAHFAQFKLTPDNQPRMLELAAENIGKAMQLPGLVSANFHRSLDGTRVINYGQWLNADAIEELKKQPGFASDAPYWEGIADNEHHLYEVVLTEPVD
- a CDS encoding NAD(P)-dependent oxidoreductase, with translation MTKQLAFLGLGVMGAPMTANLVRQGYTVKGWNRTFNRPGVEIAQNAGAIIVSSIQEAVETADIVFTCVGDVPDVEEVILGEQGVVNFAQPNTLIVDFSTIGSKAAIKIGEELKKHNLRFMDAPISGGDIGAQKGTLTIMVGGNEKDFQECFPYFEAMGKTIRLCGPVGSGQAVKLCNQVLVSGYMVALCEAIEMAKKQGIDPNLMIEVCSTGAAGSWALANLGPKITASDYNPGFMIKHILKDLRLVKETLNGELDQIPGVELAARLFQIVAEMDNGEGANLGTQGMIRAYQKP
- a CDS encoding DNA methyltransferase, whose protein sequence is MAHISENAKPLQGKIINIDPQNLSLKQVDELTDVCLIWLPCFNDELLNNTPLQKIPHIIPQITEKLGGKATLIIVGEIIDLIQVQEQISSSLHFHHWIAIRRRRQEKLLTHNQHLPNSHFGALIYTKYQGSLQHTKTRIRYTYCPACDKTTKDYGGKKHTYHEDGTLLSDVWRDEDCDPNIDLTPIITRFADLFGIDSYQQLTVFDCRKRLPERRISTPPIELFLPENQLTEEYTNKILTGDCLDYLKKLPDNSIDFAFVDPPYNLKKQYSGYSDDLEIEQYFQWCDQWIREIARVLKPGRTCAILNIPLRAIRHFIFSKTLLQFQNWIVWDALAFPVRLIMPAHYTILCFSKGKPRELPGLMGESGITTTTSAPETFNALNPLADDFCLRSSCIKKRKNLNINDRTLLTDLWSDIHRLKHNSRRVDHPCQLPPHLMYRLISLFTEMGEVVLDCFNGAGTTTLAAHQIGRKYIGIEISPEYSKIAIDRHDEIVKGLDPFRKEDRILRAKNSPVPRLIKQKYQVSKKTLQLEVKRIAHELGYLPSREEVIQYGQFPIKYYDEYFSSWGEVCAAARTTGMKETRNLTTFK